GCTCCGGTGGCCGGCCCGGTCGCCGCGCCGGCGGTCCCCGAACCTCAAATGTTGCTCTGAACGTCCGCTCCGACGGGTTGGACGCTCGCCGACTGGGCCATGACACCGTCACGCCGGGGGACGGGCCGTCGTGAGGAGACGACACACAGGCAGGCCGGACGGGCACCGTGACGGAGGAGGGGACATGCAGCAGCTGAGGCGGCTGGGGACGGGAATCGGATGGCGGCCGGAGATCGCCGAGGCCGTGGAGCGCATGCCCGGCATCGACTGGGTCGAGGCCGTGGCGGAGAACGTGTGCCCGGGCCACGTTCCGGAGTCGCTCCTGCGGCTGCGCGAGCGGGGCGTCACGGTCGTGCCGCACGGCGTCTCGCTGGGCCTCGGCGGCGCCGACCGTCCCGACGCGTCCCGGCTCACCGCGCTCGCCGAGCGCGCCGAGGCACTGGGGTCGCCGCTCGTCACGGAGCACATCGCGTTCGTCCGGGCGGGCGGACCGCTCACCGCCTCGCCGCTCCTGGAGGCCGGCCACCTGCTGCCGGTGCCGCGGACCCGGGACGCGCTGGACGTCCTGTGCGCGAACGTCCGGGCCGCGCAGGCCGCGCTGCCCGTGCCGCTCGCCGTGGAGAACATCGCCGCGCTGATCTCCTGGCCCGGCGAGGAGATGACCGAGGGACAGTTCCTCTACGACCTGGCCGACCGCACCGGGGTCCATCTCCTCATCGACGTCGCCAACCTGCACACCAACCACGTCAACCGCGGCGAGGACCCCTCCAAGGCACTCGACGAACTCCCCGTCGAGGCCATCGCCTACGTCCACGTCGCCGGGGGCTTCGAACGCGACGGCACCTGGCACGACAGCCACGCCCACCCCGTCCCCGAGCCCGTTCTCGGCATCCTCGCCGACCTCGCGTCCCGGGTCGCACCGCCCGGCGTCCTCCTCGAACGGGACGAGAACTTCCCCGAGCCCGCCGAACTGGAGCGGGAACTGGCGGCGATCCGGCGCACGGTGACGAGGGCGCGGGCGCGCGCCACGGTCGGGGCGGGCAGGCGAGGAGGCGTGACGTACGCGCCGACCCCGCCGAAGGCGATCACCGGCGACGGCGTGGTGCCGGACGCCGGGACCGCCGGCCGCCCGGAGCACGCTGCCGCCGCCCCGGTGGAGGTGCCGACGGGGGCCGAGGACGCCGCCCGGCAGCGGCTCGCCCTCGCGCAGGCCGCCCTGCTGTCGGCGCTGGTCGCGGGGACCCCCGCGCCCGAGGGGTTCGACCGGGTCCGGCTCGGGGTGCAGGCGCGCGCCCTCGCCGCGAAGCGGGCGGACGTGGTCGCCAAGGTCGCCCCCGAACTGCCGGAGATCCTCGCGGAGGTGTACCGGCCGGCCTTCCTGGCGTACGCGCAGGGGCACCCGATGTCCGGCGGGTACCGGCGTGACGCCCTGGACTTCGCCGAGCACCTGCTGCTCGCGGGGCTCCCGGAGAGCGCGGAGACCCGGCTGCTGCGCGAGTGGTGGCTGGAGCGTTCGGGGCCGGCCCCGCTGTCCCGGCGCCCGGGGGCACGGCTGGCCCGCGCCACGCTCAGGGTGCTGCTGGGCCGCTGAGCGGACGGGTCGCGGGGTGCGGACGCGCCCCGCGACGGGCCGGGACCGCGGCCCGGCCCCGGCGGCGGTGCGCCGCTTCGAGCACGCGTGGGCGACACGAGCCGTCCGCGGAGTGTGCCCGGACTAACACCGCTCTCTGTGAAGGAGGTGTGCGCGTCCGTTTCCGGTGGATTCCGTGCGGTCTGACGTAGGCACGAACCACCGCAACCGGCGCCTTCCACCCTCCGCGCAACCCCATTTTCCTGCACGGCAGTTGGCGTAGCCCCCGCAGTAGCATGCCAACCCGCACGCGAAGCGCATTAGCGTGCGGTGCCGCAACAGGAGGCACCATGCGATCCATCAACCGCACCGGATTGGTCAGTGGAACAGGGCTCATCATCACCGCCCTCCTGGCGACCCTCGCCGCCCTGGCCTTTCCGATCTGGTCGTACGCGGACCGCTCCGGCACCGGCCTCGACACCCTGAACGCGCAGTCCGTGCCGACGCGGTACGGACCGCTGTCGGCCCTGGACCGGGAGTTCGTCACCAAGGTCCGGCTGGCCGGGCTCTGGGAGCTGCCCGCGGGCCAGCAGGCCCAGGAACGCGGCACCACCCAGGCCGTACGGACGGCCGGCGAGCACCTCATCGAGGGGCACACGTTCCTCGACGCGCGCGTCCGCAACGTCGCCGCCCGCCTCGGCCTGGAGCTGCCCAACCAGCCGAACCCGCAGCAGCGCGGCTGGCTGGCCACGCTGAACGCGGCCCACGGCACCGCGTACGACCGCGACTTCGCGAACCTCCTGCGCGCGGCGCACGGCAAGGTGTTCGCCGTGGTCGCCCAGGTCCGCGCGAGCACCCGCAACTCCCTGGTCCGTGATCTCGCCGACGACGCGAACACCACCGTGCTCGACCACATCAAGGTGCTGGAGGCGACCGGTTACGTCGACTTCGACGCGCTGGCCCGGGACGCCGCGACCGCGAGCCCGCCACCGCTCACCAGCTCCCCCGCGCCGCCCGGCCCGACCGAGGCCCCGCCGTCGCCGGTCCCGGTGACGCCGTCCTCGGGGTATCCGCTCCCGCCGCCGGCGACGCGCCCCCGGCCGACGTCGAGTCCCTGACGGCACCGGGCCGCACGCCACCGTCCGCGTCCCACCCGCCCGCTCCTCAGCGGGCCGAGCGGAACGTCACAGACCCGCAACGCTCCGTCCACATGGTGAATAAGGCATGGCGCCCGCCCCGGACTTCGCATAGAAACACGCCATGTTCTGGGTCCTTCTCCTGCTGCCGGCCTGGGCCGCGGCCGGCATATCGTGCACGCGGCTGTGCCTGGCCGCCGTGCGCGCCGCGACGGTCGGCGCCCGGGAGGCGCACGGGCACGACCTGACGCTGTACGAGGCGGCGTTCCTGTCGGGCGGCCCGGCGCGGGTGGCCGATCTGACCCTGGTCTCGATGGCCCGCCAGCGCCGGCTGCTGCTCGCGCACACCGGCTGGGCGACGGTGGTGGACCCGCGCGGGCGCGACGACATGGAGCGCTCGGTGCTCGGGGCGATCGGTCCGGAGGGCCAGTCGCGGATAGCTCCGGTGCGGGCGGCCACGGCCGCCGCGGACTCGGTGCACCGGCTGGCGGACCGCCTGGTCGCGGCGGGACTCGCCGTGCCCGACGGGGCCCGCACCACGGTGGCGGGCGCCGTCCGCCAGGTCCAGGCCGCCGCCGCGGCGGTTCTCGTGCTCGCCGTCGCGGCCCTGTTGCTGCCGGCCGGGCCCAGCGGGAGCGGGGTGCCGGTGGCCGTCTGGTTCGCCCTCCCGCTCGTCCTGACCCTGAGCTGTCTCGCCATCGCCCGCATCGAGGTGCACCCGTACACGCGGTGGGCCTCTCCCGCCGGTCAGCGGCTGCTCGGCACCCTCGCCCGGCACTCCGACGCGTCGGGCGACGACCGTACGTATCTCACCTCGGTCGCCGTGCGCGGTGTCCGGGCCATCGGCGAACCGGACGTGCGCGCGGCACTCGCCCACCGGGACCGCGGCGCCGGCCACGGCGCCTGACGGCGGGGGCTCGCACGGGGGCTGGGAGGCGCCCCGGGGGGCGCATCGGGGTCATTGAGGCCGACACCGGCGACCGGTGCTTTACATCGCCGACGGCCGAACGAAGCATCCTTCTGTCGCTGCCGTGCGCCGAAGGGATTCGCGATGAGAGCTGCCGTCCTCCAGGGAACCGCGGGGTCCCT
The window above is part of the Streptomyces sp. NBC_01428 genome. Proteins encoded here:
- a CDS encoding DUF692 domain-containing protein, with product MQQLRRLGTGIGWRPEIAEAVERMPGIDWVEAVAENVCPGHVPESLLRLRERGVTVVPHGVSLGLGGADRPDASRLTALAERAEALGSPLVTEHIAFVRAGGPLTASPLLEAGHLLPVPRTRDALDVLCANVRAAQAALPVPLAVENIAALISWPGEEMTEGQFLYDLADRTGVHLLIDVANLHTNHVNRGEDPSKALDELPVEAIAYVHVAGGFERDGTWHDSHAHPVPEPVLGILADLASRVAPPGVLLERDENFPEPAELERELAAIRRTVTRARARATVGAGRRGGVTYAPTPPKAITGDGVVPDAGTAGRPEHAAAAPVEVPTGAEDAARQRLALAQAALLSALVAGTPAPEGFDRVRLGVQARALAAKRADVVAKVAPELPEILAEVYRPAFLAYAQGHPMSGGYRRDALDFAEHLLLAGLPESAETRLLREWWLERSGPAPLSRRPGARLARATLRVLLGR
- a CDS encoding DUF4142 domain-containing protein, with protein sequence MRSINRTGLVSGTGLIITALLATLAALAFPIWSYADRSGTGLDTLNAQSVPTRYGPLSALDREFVTKVRLAGLWELPAGQQAQERGTTQAVRTAGEHLIEGHTFLDARVRNVAARLGLELPNQPNPQQRGWLATLNAAHGTAYDRDFANLLRAAHGKVFAVVAQVRASTRNSLVRDLADDANTTVLDHIKVLEATGYVDFDALARDAATASPPPLTSSPAPPGPTEAPPSPVPVTPSSGYPLPPPATRPRPTSSP
- a CDS encoding TIGR04222 domain-containing membrane protein, encoding MFWVLLLLPAWAAAGISCTRLCLAAVRAATVGAREAHGHDLTLYEAAFLSGGPARVADLTLVSMARQRRLLLAHTGWATVVDPRGRDDMERSVLGAIGPEGQSRIAPVRAATAAADSVHRLADRLVAAGLAVPDGARTTVAGAVRQVQAAAAAVLVLAVAALLLPAGPSGSGVPVAVWFALPLVLTLSCLAIARIEVHPYTRWASPAGQRLLGTLARHSDASGDDRTYLTSVAVRGVRAIGEPDVRAALAHRDRGAGHGA